In the genome of Nonomuraea sp. NBC_00507, the window GCAGTTCGTCGGCCGCTGCCGGGAACTGGCGGTGCTCCATGCCCAGCTCGGCCGGGTCTGCGAGGGGCGGTCGAGCCTGGTGGTGGTGGAGGGGCCGGCGGGCATCGGCAAGACAGCGCTGGCCGGGGAGTTCTTGTCGGCGATCGAGAACGCGATCGTGCTGGACGTGAGCGGGGAAGAGGGGGAGGCCGAGCTGCCGTACGGCGTGCTGGGCCAGCTCGGGGCACAGACCCGGCCGCTGCCCGAGGTGCTGGGCCGCCTGTCGGGTCCCGGTGCCCACCCCCTGTCCTCAGTGCCGGGTTCCGGGGGGCGGTCGTCGCCCGAGGCGTCCGATCCTGGGGCGCTCGCGCCGCCCGACCCGCTGGTGGTCGGGGCCGCGCTGCTGGAGCTGCTCGGCCGGCTGCAGCGCACCTCCCCGGTCGTCCTCGCGATCGACGGCGCCGGGTGGGCGGACCTGCCGTCGCTGCAGGCGTTGACGTTCACGCTGCGGCGGCTGCGTAGCGACCGGGTGCTCGCCCTCCTGATCGTCAGGGAGAGCGACGATCCCCGCCTGCCTGACGGGCTGCGGCGGCTGCTGCGCAGCAGCGCCGCGCTCCGGCTGCCGCTCAGCGGGCTGAGCGCGCGCGAACTGCAGGCACTCAGCGCGAGGCTCGGCCCGGTACGGCTGACGCCGCAGGCGGCCGAGCGGCTGCACGAGCACACCAAGGGCGTCCCCCTGCACGCCCGCGCGCTGCTCCAGCAGGTACGCCCCGAGACCCTGGCCGATGTGGACGCCCCGCTGCCCGCTCCGCGCGCCTACACCGCCCTGGTGCTCGATCGGCTCGGGCAGTGCGGGAACGCGGCGCAGCGGCTGCTGACCGCGGCCGCCGTGCTCGGCACGTCCGCACCGCTGCACCTCGCGGCCCGCATGGCAGAGCTGGCCGAGCCGCTGCCCGCACTGGAGCAGGCCACGGGCGCGGAGCTGCTCGTCGAGTGGCGCACCGGGGCCGGGGTCTCGCTCGGCTTCCCGAATCCCCTGGTCAGAGCCGCCATCTACCACGACCTCGGACCGGCCACGCGGCGCCGGCTGCACCTGCTGGCCGCCGATCTCGTCGATGACGTCGTCCACCGGCTGCACCACCGGCTCGCGGCCGCCGACCAGGTGGACGATGAGCTGGTGCGGGAGGTCGCGAGGATCGGCCGGCGGCAGGCGGCGGCAGGGCGGTGGTCCAGCGCGTGCGGGTGCCTGACGCGGGCGGTGCAGCTCACGGGAGAGGGGGCGGCGCGGGACCGGCTCATCGCGGAGGCCGTCGAGGCGCTGCTCGCCGCCGGGCGGCCCGGGGACGCGGGCGCGTTGGCCGCCCAGGTGGCGCCCGCAGCCGATCCCGCGGCACGGGACTACGTGCTGGGATCGGTGGCGCTGGTGGCCGGGCGGCTGGAGGAGGCGGGACGGCAACTGGACAGCGCCTGGTCCCACGCTACCCACGACCCTCGGCTGGCCTCCGGCATCGCCGGCCGCCTGGCCATGGCGTCCCTGATCCGCGGCGACGGCCCGGCCGCCGTCTTATGGGCCCTCCACGCCTCGCCCGCCGCCCCACCTCCAGCGGCCCGGCTACCACGACCCGCGGGCCCGTCCCACGCGCCCCCTGCACGGTTCCCGGATGGTGATGAGTCGCGGCCGTCGCCTGGTGCGCGGCCGTCGCCTGGTGCGCGGACTTCGGCAGATGTGCCCCTGGTGGGTGGCGGGCAGTTGGTGTGGTTCGCGCGGCTGGCGGGGCTTGGGCTGGCGGGGCGGATAGAGGAAGGGCTGACGTTGAGCGGGGACGTGCCCAGGGCCGGGCAGGCGGCGGGCGGCGAGCCGGCGAACTCCGACGCGCTGCTCGGCAGGGGCATGTTGCGGATGTGGGCCGACGACCTGGCCGGCGCGCACAACGACCTGCTGGGCGTGCTCACCGTC includes:
- a CDS encoding helix-turn-helix transcriptional regulator, which gives rise to MAVRALRTGPERSGDEQFVGRCRELAVLHAQLGRVCEGRSSLVVVEGPAGIGKTALAGEFLSAIENAIVLDVSGEEGEAELPYGVLGQLGAQTRPLPEVLGRLSGPGAHPLSSVPGSGGRSSPEASDPGALAPPDPLVVGAALLELLGRLQRTSPVVLAIDGAGWADLPSLQALTFTLRRLRSDRVLALLIVRESDDPRLPDGLRRLLRSSAALRLPLSGLSARELQALSARLGPVRLTPQAAERLHEHTKGVPLHARALLQQVRPETLADVDAPLPAPRAYTALVLDRLGQCGNAAQRLLTAAAVLGTSAPLHLAARMAELAEPLPALEQATGAELLVEWRTGAGVSLGFPNPLVRAAIYHDLGPATRRRLHLLAADLVDDVVHRLHHRLAAADQVDDELVREVARIGRRQAAAGRWSSACGCLTRAVQLTGEGAARDRLIAEAVEALLAAGRPGDAGALAAQVAPAADPAARDYVLGSVALVAGRLEEAGRQLDSAWSHATHDPRLASGIAGRLAMASLIRGDGPAAVLWALHASPAAPPPAARLPRPAGPSHAPPARFPDGDESRPSPGARPSPGARTSADVPLVGGGQLVWFARLAGLGLAGRIEEGLTLSGDVPRAGQAAGGEPANSDALLGRGMLRMWADDLAGAHNDLLGVLTVGAGGSAPFQLLVATALAQAEYRLGRWDEAAAHAEIGASAADDFGQVWLASYAHAVAALVPAARGEWERALGHVRAARAACCPDNILAQVSTAGADALTATARGDHEATVTALMPLTRIDLPDEPTVVLWRTLLADALVNAGRLEEAEAVLVPCELPALVRERRSVLAAAARARAGLLAARHEPAEAEAVFQGALEHSAKIDMPFEEARIQLAYGTFLRRRGRRAAAAEQLEAAQLTLSRLGALPYLEQCDLELAASGRAVLRPQDTAGLGLTPQEHTVAVLISKGLTNRQAARKLVLSVKTVEYHLSHIYTKLGITSRTGLIGRLSDLRE